The DNA sequence GCGTCAAGCAGATCCGCATCCAGATCGAAGAAGCGTCGAGCGACTACGACCGCGAGAAGCTGCAAGAGCGCGTGGCCAAGCTGGCCGGCGGTGTGGCCGTCATCAAGGTCGGTGCTGCCACCGAAGTCGAGATGAAGGAAAAGAAGGCCCGTGTCGAAGACGCGCTGCACGCGACCCGTGCCGCCGTCGAAGAAGGCATCGTGGCTGGCGGCGGCGTGGCCCTGCTGCGTGCGCGTCAGGCTGCTGGCGTCATCGCCGGTGACAACGCGGACCAGGACGCCGGCATCAAGCTGGTCCTGAAGGCCATCGAAGCCCCGCTGCGCGAAATCGTGGCCAACGCCGGTGGCGAGCCGAGCGTGGTCGTGAACGCCATCCTGGCTGGTTCGGGCAACTACGGCTTCAACGCCGCCAACGACACCTATGGCGACATGATCGACATGGGCATCCTGGACCCGACGAAGGTCACCCGCACCGCGCTGCAGAACGCCGCGTCGGTCGCATCGCTGATGCTGACCACCGAGTGCATGATCGCTGAAGCACCGAAGGACGAGTCCGGTGCTGGCGGCATGGGCGGCGGCGGCATGGGCGGCATGGGCGACATGGGCGGCATGGGCATGTAATGTCCGCTGCCTGAGCAACGCTCAGCGCACAAGCGAAAAGGGCCGCAGCGATGCGGCCCTTTTTTTGTCTGGTCTGGTTCGGTCTGTCGAAGGGCTGGTTACCCCCGCAAACAAGGGTGACGTGTCCTGTTCAGCGCACCTGCAAAGTGACATTTTTTGGCAGTGACCGGCTTGCCAAGCACCGATTCCTGTCGTTCCAACCGGGCAGCAGCGGGCGATTCAGGGCGTTTCTGCGTGATTCCAGGCTGGCACGGCCCCTGCACTGCAGAAATATCTCCACCCCCATTGCAGGAAGCAACATGAAGCGAGTTCAACAAGGTTTCACGCTGATCGAACTGATGATCGTCGTGGCGATCATCGGCATCCTGGCCGCCGTCGCGCTGCCGGCGTATCAGGACTACACGGTCCGGGCCAAGGTTTCAGAAGTTGTGCTGGCTGCTTCGTCGTGCCGTACAAGCATTACCGAGGCGGTCCAGTCATCAAACGTCGCAGATGTGTCCGCTGTGCTGCCAACGAGCTGTAGCGTGACCGCTACCAAGTTCGTGACAAGCGTGGCGGTCGATGCGAACGGTGTCGTCACCGTTGTTGCTAACCACAGCAATCTCAATCAGTTGACTTCGACGACGAACGCGCTGACGCTGGTCCCGATCCAGAGCAGCACGACCGCCCTGGTCGGTACAGCTGATGGTGGCAAGACGATCGCTGGCTGGCGCTGTGGTCTGGCTGCTGACGGCACCACGATCCCGGGCAAGTATCTGCCGGCATCCTGCCGCGGCGTCTATCCGTGATGCAATTTGCCTGAGCTAGGCTTGGGCTCTTGTCCACGGTTTGAAATCGCAAATGCGCCTCCGGGCGCATTTGTCGTTTCAGGGTTCCGGACGGTGGCCTCGCTATGATCAGCCACTCATGACCTCGCCCGATCACCCCCCCGTCTCCTTTCTGCCACTGGCCCTGCTGGCGGTGGCGCTTCCTTTCCTGATCGCCGGCAGCATGCCGCCCACCTCGACCTACTTCAACCAGGTCGTGGCCTTCGGTGGCTGCGGGGTCTGGTTGCTGGTCTGGGCATTGACCGCGCGGCCCAGCCTCTCGTCACAGCCGTCCTCGGGGGCGACGAAGCTGCTGCTGGTCGCCGGTGCGCTGCTGGTCGCGGCCATCCTCACGTCCAGCACGCCGTGGGGCCAGCGCCTGGCGCCGCTGGCGTGCCTGGTGCTGGCCGGTGCGCTGGTGCATGCCACGGCCGCCGCCACCCGCGCCGGTCGCATCGACGACTGGGTCACCCCGCTGATGACGGCGCTGCTGGTGGCCGGGCTGCTGAGTGTCGTGGTCGGCGTGGTGCAGGTGTTTCGCCCCGAACTCGCCGATGGCCGCCTGATCTCCTTCCCCACCATCGCCGGCCGCGCCATCGGCAACATGCGCCAGCCGAACCAGCTCTCCACGCTGTTGCTGTGGGCGGCAGCGGCCGCCGTCTGGCTCGGTGTGCGCGAGCGCCAGCCCCTGGCCGTGCTGGCGGCCGTGCTGAGCGTGCTGGTCTTCAGCGTGGCGCTGACGGCCTCCCGCACCGGGCTGGTCGGCGTGGTGCTGCTGGCGCTCTGGGGCGCGGTCGACCGGCGGCTGCCGTCCCCGGTGCGCTGGCTGCTGCTGGCCATGCTGCCGCTGTACGCGCTGAGCTGGTGGGGGCTGGAGCAGTGGCTCTCGGCGCACGGCGTGATGTTCTACGGCGAGGACCAGCTCAAGAAGACGCTGCACGGCGACCCGAGCAGCTCGCGCGGCAAGATCTGGTCCAACACCTGGGACATGGTCCGCACCCATCCGTGGACGGGTGTCGGGTTC is a window from the Sphaerotilus montanus genome containing:
- a CDS encoding pilin; the protein is MKRVQQGFTLIELMIVVAIIGILAAVALPAYQDYTVRAKVSEVVLAASSCRTSITEAVQSSNVADVSAVLPTSCSVTATKFVTSVAVDANGVVTVVANHSNLNQLTSTTNALTLVPIQSSTTALVGTADGGKTIAGWRCGLAADGTTIPGKYLPASCRGVYP
- a CDS encoding PglL family O-oligosaccharyltransferase, with the translated sequence MTSPDHPPVSFLPLALLAVALPFLIAGSMPPTSTYFNQVVAFGGCGVWLLVWALTARPSLSSQPSSGATKLLLVAGALLVAAILTSSTPWGQRLAPLACLVLAGALVHATAAATRAGRIDDWVTPLMTALLVAGLLSVVVGVVQVFRPELADGRLISFPTIAGRAIGNMRQPNQLSTLLLWAAAAAVWLGVRERQPLAVLAAVLSVLVFSVALTASRTGLVGVVLLALWGAVDRRLPSPVRWLLLAMLPLYALSWWGLEQWLSAHGVMFYGEDQLKKTLHGDPSSSRGKIWSNTWDMVRTHPWTGVGFGAYNFIWSMTPFPGRPVAFYDHSHNAVLQLAVESGVPMAVAILGCVLVALWMSRSALQQADDDTARGARAALFMLVMVGVHSLLEYPLWYVYFLLPAALLAGWLTGLVPVRPPAEATSAGGVSRLAGAWRPVWCATGALAMAGSLWSTVEYGSVAIIFEPDLAWSEPAPLAERIAEGQRSVLWGHHADYAAVTMAPEPEKVFDQFERPLYHLADTRLLIAYARALQGRGETARAAHVAARLREFHNPVSADFFAVCDAPPAAPTPAPFQCLPDPALPAEALRPKP